Genomic segment of Triticum aestivum cultivar Chinese Spring chromosome 6A, IWGSC CS RefSeq v2.1, whole genome shotgun sequence:
TTAGCGACCACGTTGTTTTCTGCAAGATAAgcccaaatgtggtggtttcttgcaattcacTCGTTTCTGACCCTAGTACTATGTTCTGTGCCCTTAGGGCCATGTAATAAAGTTTGATCCTCCAGCTTCAACATTGTGTACACTACATATTATTCGTAGTGACATCACATATTTGATTCATCAATCTTTGCAATCCATACAATGAAATGGAGCATACAAGTACTTTGTACTGTTTACCTAAAAAGCACTTTCTATAAAATACTACTCTACATAGTTTTGCTTAGCGGTATAGCACATGGATTTACCAACGCTTGCGGTCCAATCCTTCAATGTGACAAAACATTCGGAACGTAATTGCCGATGCAAAGCCCACTCCAAACCCCAGGCCAACAAATGTGAAGAGAAGGATGGCATCAAGTTTATCCTGCCACAAATTATAAGGTTCAGGAGGGTCCAATGCACTTGAATTTGTAGTCTCACATTGTTTAGAGAGCGGACTTCCACATAGCCCCACGTTGCCTTCAAATGAACTATTGGGGAATGACAAGAACTGGTTGCCCTGCGGTATTCTTCCAACCAAGTTGTTGTATGAAAGATTCAACCAAGCAAGAGAGGTTAGAGAGGTCAGCACTTGCGGGATTTCTCCTGAAATCCGGTTCCAGGAGAGGTCCAACGATTCCAGCTGAGACAAGTTACTGAGGCTAGATGGCATTTGTCCTGTGAAATTGTTGGACGACATATTAACCCCGTGAAGCGAAACAAGATTCCCAATTGACTCTGGAATAGGACCATCAAATGAGTTATTTGAGAAATCGATTGCTTTGAAAGTAGTTAGAATCTTGGTGAAAATAAGGTCGGATCCCTTAAGTGTGATGGTAACAGTGTCTTGATAAAATCCATGCGTCGTGTTTGTGTAATAGCCTAAAACTCGTCCCTCCTCGTTGACATTTTCCATCATTGCTTTGAATTTATTAAACCATCCTTTTGGCAGGTGTCCATAGAATCTGTTGGAAGCCAAACAGAGTATTTGCAAACTTGGGAACTGGTTGGTGGTTCCATGGTCACCATCAAGATCCCTTATTGTTCCATTGAGCTGGTTGGACCGTAAGACAAGGACGCGAAGCTTTGGAAGAATACCCAACCAAGATGGAAAAGAACCGCGGAACTGATTGTTACCAACATCAAGAAGCTCTAACTGTTGACAATTTGACAGTGATCTTGGTAGTTCACCTTCAATTCGATTTCTGTTCAAATCTATCGTTCGAAACTTGCATTCCTCTCTAATATTTTCAGGCAACATCCCATTGAATTGATTTTCTCTCAACTTCAACACGGCTAGTTTCCCACTTCCTATAAGACATGATGGGAGTGATCCACTAAAATTGTTGTAAGACAGGTCCAAGATATTGAGATGGCTTGCACTGCAGATGGAAGATGGTACATAACCATTTAATTTATTCTTGGACAAATTGAGGTAGAAGCTTCTAATGTATCTTCCAAAGTCGGGAAGAATGGAAGAGAAGTTATTGTTTGAATAATCCAATACTTTCCCAGGCATTGCAGTTACCGGTATTGGTATGCTGCCTTGAAGCCTATTAAAGCTGAGATCAAGAGCAGTTAGGCGTGGCATATGAACAAGAGAAGGAAACTTCTCCAAAGCCGTGAACATGTTGCGCGAGAAGTTCAAACTCTCAAGCTGGTCCTTCCAGTTCTCCCATACCAAACTTGGTATAACATCATTTATTTGATTACTTGAAAGGTCAAGAACGGAAACTTTATCTAGATATCTCAGTGAACCCGGAAATTTTGTGAGGTTGCAGGATGCAAGGTGTATCTGGTAGATGTTAGGAAGAGATTTTAAAACGTCACCGCCTTCTTCGTCGGCGATTGATAGCTTGTTGTTGGATAGACTAAGAAAAAAGAGTTTCTCCAACCTCCAGAAAGAGCTTAGTTTGATTGTGCCTGACAATCTATTTGATTCAAGGTTGAGGTATTCAAGATGTTTAAGCTGAAGGATTGGTTTGGGTATATGGCCAGTTAACTGGTTGTCGTTTATCTCGACAGTAGACAAGGATGAATATAGAGGGGAAGGAATGTCTTCAAGATGACCAGAGAGTTGATTGTTCTTTAGGGAAAGCACTTTCAATGCTGGAAAAGCGAACAACGATTGTGGAATTTTCCCTGCATGAAAAGGGCGAGTACTAGTCAAAATATGTTCCAGTGCTTTTAAAAGAAAATTAATACACATATCTATGTATATATGGCAAAATAGCAATCAGTTTTTTTAAAAAGAAGTAAATTATCCATTAATTTCTGAAATATTTCATGACTTTTAGGTGCAATACTGTGTTCATATACTTTTATAGTTAATTCGGCCTATATTTCTAACAAACTTAAATAACACTACTAAtagggcagcccggtgcacgtagctTCTGCTTGCGCAgagtccgaccactttgggtctattgtacgcagcctttccctacatttctgcaaaaGGCTACTAATGCAGAGGCAGGGATAAACATAAATAACACTACTAATGCCCCCAAAAATTAAATAACCACATTTTTAACTGtgcatgctaaccaacatttacaGATAAATAGTACAATTGATAGTTTAATAGAATATGTGCTTTGCAGCTATGGTGTGGGCATcgtctgatgcagaggccggggataaaCCCTCCTTTTCGAAAAAGGTAGTTTTCAGCTAAGTAAATTACTGAAGACTATGGTTATGGTAGTTGGAAATTAAGTTTCACTGTGAGTAGCGGAAGTGTTATGGCCATAAAAAGATTCACAAAAGAACATCCTAACCAAACTATACTTCGATCTACCGAAAAAGGCTTTGGCCCTGCAGTATATAT
This window contains:
- the LOC123131890 gene encoding receptor like protein 22; translation: MVATPILHHLHILTLLLICSCSMHASANTTNSTVPCLPDQASALLHLKHSFTHANLQSWRDGEDCCHWEGVACDAASGRVISLNLSSIVAVIRRVDPALLNLTSLKSLSLTTTRISEGLSSLSKLPSLSSLELHGSSSWDPVGPELSSVGDIRQLTSLRLERYDFSRSQPSWIGNLTGLVYLRMKSCSFTGTVPDQIGTLAKLTLLDFENCNYTGQPVPSWIGNLNRLTTLSIQGCRHSGSIPSAIANLTRLEVLRLGNNSLVGKIPQSLFAFPALKVLSLKNNQLSGHLEDIPSPLYSSLSTVEINDNQLTGHIPKPILQLKHLEYLNLESNRLSGTIKLSSFWRLEKLFFLSLSNNKLSIADEEGGDVLKSLPNIYQIHLASCNLTKFPGSLRYLDKVSVLDLSSNQINDVIPSLVWENWKDQLESLNFSRNMFTALEKFPSLVHMPRLTALDLSFNRLQGSIPIPVTAMPGKVLDYSNNNFSSILPDFGRYIRSFYLNLSKNKLNGYVPSSICSASHLNILDLSYNNFSGSLPSCLIGSGKLAVLKLRENQFNGMLPENIREECKFRTIDLNRNRIEGELPRSLSNCQQLELLDVGNNQFRGSFPSWLGILPKLRVLVLRSNQLNGTIRDLDGDHGTTNQFPSLQILCLASNRFYGHLPKGWFNKFKAMMENVNEEGRVLGYYTNTTHGFYQDTVTITLKGSDLIFTKILTTFKAIDFSNNSFDGPIPESIGNLVSLHGVNMSSNNFTGQMPSSLSNLSQLESLDLSWNRISGEIPQVLTSLTSLAWLNLSYNNLVGRIPQGNQFLSFPNSSFEGNVGLCGSPLSKQCETTNSSALDPPEPYNLWQDKLDAILLFTFVGLGFGVGFASAITFRMFCHIEGLDRKRW